A window of the Acidovorax sp. YS12 genome harbors these coding sequences:
- a CDS encoding peptidyl-prolyl cis-trans isomerase, whose amino-acid sequence MPEAVRERFLSEPDQLRELVQTLHLRKVLAAQAQTSGLAQSPETAYKLATARESILAEAYVDRIAESATPAPAAIDKRIQSIYKAEPERFRTPAETHARHILIKGKDADARAQAEKLLQELRNGADFEALAREHSADPGSAAKGGDLGFFPKGKMVPAFDTALDALDKPGSLSPVVESEFGLHIIRLEARKPGTLRSFDEVKEQLRAETVAKLQQDARKKEVERVRNEAKGDASAMDAFIAEQKRLAPAPAAQAK is encoded by the coding sequence ATGCCAGAGGCGGTGCGCGAGCGCTTTCTGAGTGAGCCCGACCAACTCCGCGAACTCGTGCAAACCCTGCACCTGCGCAAAGTCCTTGCCGCACAGGCACAAACCAGCGGCTTGGCTCAATCTCCCGAAACTGCATACAAGCTGGCCACCGCCCGTGAGAGCATCCTGGCCGAAGCCTATGTGGACCGCATCGCCGAGTCGGCAACCCCCGCCCCCGCCGCCATCGACAAGCGGATTCAAAGCATTTACAAAGCCGAACCCGAGCGCTTCCGCACGCCTGCGGAAACCCATGCGCGCCACATTCTCATCAAAGGCAAAGATGCCGACGCGCGCGCGCAGGCAGAGAAGCTGCTGCAGGAACTGCGCAACGGCGCGGACTTTGAAGCGCTGGCCCGCGAGCATTCGGCTGACCCTGGCAGTGCCGCCAAGGGGGGCGACCTGGGCTTTTTCCCCAAGGGGAAGATGGTTCCCGCCTTCGACACCGCACTCGATGCGCTGGACAAGCCTGGCAGCCTGAGCCCTGTGGTGGAAAGCGAGTTCGGCCTGCACATCATCCGCCTGGAAGCGCGCAAGCCCGGCACCTTGCGCTCCTTCGACGAAGTGAAGGAGCAATTGCGTGCCGAGACGGTGGCCAAGCTGCAGCAGGATGCACGCAAGAAGGAAGTCGAGCGCGTCCGCAACGAGGCCAAGGGCGACGCCAGCGCCATGGATGCATTCATTGCCGAGCAGAAACGCCTGGCCCCCGCGCCCGCAGCGCAAGCGAAATAA
- a CDS encoding glycosyltransferase, which produces MPDTTDAALAPDAQPLISVLIPAYNHARFVRAALDSVLQQSWRNLELIVIDDASPDATWQVLQECTDPRVRLLRNESNLGSHGTLNAALQQARGEFIAILNSDDLFLPTRLAACHAALQASGADLVGTDMRLMDDDGALVQAHWWIDAFDALKRVWADTQDWPATLLAGNVFMTTSNFFFRRRWLEQVGGFQDLRYVLDYDWLLRGLGQGLRLAWIDAPLLQYRLHAANTISERPLRANLECAAMLRQHLPQVLGQTPALRTQLAQLAEQWARIEKYLGEIAATQRHEALVAKEAELFPLIADRDRWIAERDGWIAERDGHIAERDGHIAERDQQIAERDGQIAGKDQQIALLTQALTERWQRPQPVAPALSGTDVAASPGFAMPAPAVRPGQAARAPAGRPQRLGDLAHLQDWLEPRLGRVRCVSFDVFDTLLARCIEPPEAVLERLAQLVAERMADKLPAYSPAQVLAARREAEHALRQEMLAQGLDHECHHDTLVQAWVTRLAGQRDVLLEAFVHTQERRLETLALAAKPGAVALLGWLRQQQVRVIAVSDMYLGHDHVYALLDACGLGAFIDQVYVSSEFGLGKYSGRLHSQVLALEGLQPAQVVHVGDNLVSDMRAPLRLGIEAVFLDEKAQRLRRRHQALSARMARLGGVWSGRHFFEAVAVRQRMLQRAGQAGEAFFHHYGRDVLGPAFATFTLALAEKIARQRPDKIFFLARDGYLFMRLYERWCALQPQPQQPWPQPVYVYASRRVVAMASMADGLRHEQAIVALYNPKQQGLLSVLKTFGLAAADFEALARAHGFADMAAPLADWNDARLKAFLADEQVQARIRPVGQAARANLQAYFEQQGFFACERAALVDIGWNGTIQKFLHDSFGQRPDYPEVHGWYLAFVAAMHGDFGMGERIEGLLLDARRGDAYERAPMDFEEIFEQAARAGEGTTLGYQAVDGRIVPVLKSDDSPDRHGELACNPLIAQLQAGVLEHLEDFHAVWSLTGYPAQRLKPYVQALLERAVVYPTPEEVEYIGQLVHTEDFGHDHTLDIAPPRVGWLDLLRPRRLYHRLRPLAWKFAAFAHFPSDLPAWLFRLAHLKKRQ; this is translated from the coding sequence ATGCCCGATACCACCGACGCAGCCCTCGCGCCCGATGCGCAGCCCCTGATCAGCGTCTTGATCCCTGCCTACAACCATGCCCGGTTCGTGCGTGCGGCCCTGGACAGCGTGCTGCAGCAAAGCTGGCGCAACCTGGAGTTGATCGTCATTGACGATGCCTCGCCCGACGCCACTTGGCAGGTGCTGCAGGAATGCACCGACCCGCGCGTGCGCCTGTTGCGCAACGAAAGCAACCTGGGCTCGCATGGCACGCTGAACGCGGCGCTGCAGCAGGCGCGCGGCGAGTTCATCGCCATCCTCAATTCCGACGACCTGTTCCTTCCCACCCGCCTGGCGGCCTGCCATGCCGCGCTGCAGGCCAGCGGCGCCGACCTGGTGGGCACCGACATGCGCCTGATGGACGATGACGGCGCCTTGGTGCAGGCGCATTGGTGGATCGACGCCTTCGACGCGCTCAAGCGCGTGTGGGCCGACACGCAGGATTGGCCCGCCACGCTGCTGGCGGGCAATGTGTTCATGACCACCTCGAACTTCTTCTTCCGCCGCCGCTGGCTGGAGCAGGTGGGGGGCTTTCAGGACCTGCGCTACGTGCTCGACTACGACTGGCTGCTGCGCGGCCTGGGCCAGGGGCTGCGTTTGGCATGGATCGACGCGCCGCTGCTGCAATACCGGCTGCATGCGGCCAACACCATCAGCGAGCGCCCGCTGCGCGCCAACCTCGAATGCGCGGCCATGCTGCGCCAGCATCTGCCGCAGGTGCTGGGGCAGACGCCCGCGCTGCGCACGCAGCTGGCGCAGCTCGCTGAACAGTGGGCGCGCATCGAGAAATACCTGGGCGAGATCGCCGCCACCCAGCGCCACGAGGCACTGGTGGCGAAAGAGGCCGAATTGTTCCCGCTGATCGCGGACCGCGACCGCTGGATTGCCGAGCGCGATGGCTGGATTGCTGAACGGGACGGGCATATTGCCGAACGGGACGGGCATATTGCCGAAAGAGACCAGCAGATCGCGGAGCGAGACGGGCAGATCGCCGGCAAGGACCAGCAGATCGCCCTGCTCACCCAGGCCCTGACGGAGCGCTGGCAGCGCCCGCAGCCCGTGGCCCCGGCGCTGAGCGGCACGGACGTGGCCGCCAGCCCTGGCTTTGCCATGCCCGCGCCCGCCGTGCGGCCCGGGCAGGCCGCGCGCGCTCCCGCGGGGCGGCCGCAGCGCCTGGGGGATCTGGCGCACTTGCAGGATTGGCTGGAGCCCCGCCTGGGCCGCGTGCGCTGCGTGTCGTTCGACGTGTTCGACACCCTGCTGGCGCGCTGCATCGAGCCACCCGAGGCGGTGCTGGAACGCCTGGCGCAGTTGGTGGCGGAACGGATGGCGGACAAGCTGCCGGCGTATTCCCCCGCGCAGGTGCTGGCGGCGCGGCGCGAGGCCGAGCACGCGCTGCGCCAGGAGATGCTGGCCCAGGGGCTGGACCACGAGTGCCACCACGACACGCTGGTGCAGGCCTGGGTGACGCGGCTGGCGGGCCAGCGCGACGTGCTGCTGGAGGCCTTCGTCCACACCCAGGAGCGGCGCCTCGAAACCCTGGCTCTGGCGGCCAAGCCCGGGGCCGTGGCCCTGCTGGGCTGGCTGCGCCAGCAGCAGGTGCGGGTGATCGCGGTGTCGGACATGTACCTCGGCCACGACCATGTGTACGCCCTGCTCGATGCCTGCGGCCTGGGCGCCTTCATCGACCAGGTGTATGTGTCTTCCGAGTTCGGCCTGGGCAAGTACTCCGGGCGCCTGCACAGCCAGGTGCTGGCGCTGGAGGGCTTGCAGCCCGCGCAGGTGGTGCACGTGGGGGACAACCTGGTGTCCGACATGCGCGCGCCGCTGCGCCTGGGGATCGAGGCCGTCTTCCTCGATGAGAAGGCCCAGCGCCTGCGCCGGCGCCACCAGGCGCTGTCGGCGCGCATGGCGCGCCTGGGCGGCGTGTGGAGCGGGCGCCACTTTTTCGAGGCCGTGGCGGTGCGCCAGCGCATGCTCCAGCGCGCGGGCCAGGCGGGCGAGGCGTTCTTCCACCACTACGGGCGCGATGTGCTGGGGCCGGCCTTCGCCACCTTCACGCTGGCGCTGGCGGAAAAAATCGCTCGGCAGCGGCCGGACAAGATCTTCTTCCTGGCGCGCGACGGCTACCTGTTCATGCGCCTGTACGAGCGCTGGTGCGCCCTGCAGCCCCAGCCGCAGCAGCCCTGGCCGCAGCCGGTGTACGTGTACGCCTCGCGCCGCGTGGTGGCCATGGCCTCGATGGCCGATGGCCTGCGCCACGAGCAGGCCATCGTCGCCCTCTACAACCCGAAGCAGCAGGGGCTGCTGTCGGTGCTGAAGACGTTCGGCCTGGCGGCGGCGGACTTCGAGGCGCTGGCGCGGGCGCATGGCTTTGCCGACATGGCGGCGCCCCTGGCCGACTGGAACGACGCGCGCCTCAAGGCCTTCCTGGCCGACGAGCAGGTGCAGGCGCGCATACGCCCCGTGGGCCAGGCGGCGCGCGCGAACTTGCAGGCCTATTTCGAGCAGCAGGGCTTCTTCGCCTGCGAGCGCGCGGCGCTGGTGGACATCGGCTGGAACGGCACCATCCAGAAATTCCTGCACGACAGCTTTGGCCAGCGGCCCGACTACCCCGAGGTGCACGGCTGGTACCTGGCCTTCGTGGCCGCTATGCATGGCGACTTCGGCATGGGCGAGCGCATCGAGGGCCTGCTGCTGGATGCGCGCCGGGGCGATGCCTACGAGCGCGCGCCGATGGATTTCGAGGAAATTTTCGAGCAGGCCGCGCGCGCGGGCGAGGGCACCACGCTGGGCTACCAGGCGGTGGACGGGCGCATCGTCCCCGTGCTGAAAAGCGACGACAGCCCGGACCGGCATGGCGAGCTGGCCTGCAACCCCCTGATCGCGCAATTGCAGGCCGGGGTGCTCGAGCACCTGGAGGATTTCCATGCCGTGTGGAGCCTGACCGGCTACCCGGCGCAGCGGCTCAAGCCCTATGTGCAGGCGCTGCTGGAGCGTGCCGTGGTCTACCCCACGCCGGAGGAGGTGGAGTACATCGGCCAGCTCGTGCACACCGAGGATTTCGGCCACGACCACACGCTGGACATCGCCCCGCCGCGCGTCGGCTGGCTGGACCTGCTGCGCCCGCGACGGCTCTACCACCGGCTGCGCCCGCTGGCGTGGAAGTTCGCCGCCTTCGCGCATTTCCCCAGCGACCTGCCGGCCTGGCTGTTCCGCCTGGCGCATTTGAAGAAACGCCAATGA
- a CDS encoding glycosyltransferase family 2 protein: MPSTHCPDVAAVLVTYHPQPAALQDALQALHQQVGQVYVVDNTGTPGAVPWLAALVAQATVPAQLLAQPQNLGLGAAHNIGIQAARARGARWVLLLDQDSRPEPGAVARLRNAALALQHQGQRLAAVGPEYRAEDGKDWSGFVRFGWLRLVHRRASIARPVVEADFLISSGSLIPMAALDAIGPMDEGLFIDHVDTEWCLRARSRGYRLFGVHGARMIHALGEQRWRVWLGRWRNLPLHAPFRYYYIFRNNALLLRRPELSPRWKRISRLRHLYLALFCCLPTGPWRERLRMIALGLADARQQRQGRRDTWE, encoded by the coding sequence ATGCCCTCCACCCATTGCCCCGATGTCGCTGCCGTGCTGGTGACCTACCACCCGCAGCCAGCCGCCCTGCAGGACGCGCTCCAGGCGCTGCACCAGCAGGTCGGCCAGGTCTACGTGGTGGACAACACCGGCACCCCTGGTGCCGTCCCCTGGCTGGCTGCCCTGGTGGCACAGGCTACCGTGCCCGCGCAACTGCTGGCCCAGCCCCAGAACCTGGGCCTGGGCGCCGCGCACAACATCGGCATCCAGGCCGCGCGCGCCCGGGGCGCACGCTGGGTGCTGCTGCTCGACCAGGACAGCCGCCCGGAGCCTGGCGCCGTGGCCCGCCTGCGCAACGCCGCACTGGCACTGCAGCACCAGGGCCAGCGCCTGGCCGCCGTAGGCCCCGAATACCGCGCCGAGGACGGCAAGGACTGGTCAGGCTTCGTGCGCTTTGGCTGGCTGCGCCTGGTGCACCGGCGCGCCAGCATCGCGCGGCCCGTGGTGGAGGCGGATTTCCTGATTTCCTCGGGCTCGCTCATTCCCATGGCGGCGCTGGACGCCATCGGCCCCATGGACGAAGGGCTGTTCATCGACCATGTGGACACCGAATGGTGCCTGCGCGCGCGCAGCCGGGGCTACCGGCTGTTTGGCGTGCACGGCGCGCGCATGATCCACGCGCTGGGCGAGCAGCGCTGGCGCGTGTGGCTGGGGCGCTGGCGCAACCTGCCGCTGCACGCGCCGTTCCGCTACTACTACATCTTTCGCAACAACGCCCTGCTGCTGCGCCGCCCGGAACTCTCGCCGCGCTGGAAGCGCATCAGCCGGCTGCGCCACCTTTACCTGGCGCTGTTTTGCTGCCTGCCCACAGGCCCCTGGCGCGAGCGCCTGCGCATGATCGCCCTGGGCCTGGCCGACGCCCGCCAGCAGCGCCAGGGGCGCCGCGATACCTGGGAATAG
- a CDS encoding ABC transporter permease — protein MKTLAAQAAALWHARSLCWTLTRREISSRYAGTALGVLWAYAQPLLTMAAYYLVFDVVFAMRLGAGAPTHAVGTYLIAGMLPWMAFSDALTRGMTSLLESASVLQKNALPPMLFPVRAVLASALVYAPLLVLLVFAYAPLHHFAPALMALPALVVLQVVLCMLWGSVLAILAAALRDVMQLVTFALSLGIFLSPVLFPAHLFPEAWRWALWLNPMTAWVSSYQALLLQGAWPPLSHWIGMAAWLMGGALLLQVLLVRSRDQLTDWL, from the coding sequence ATGAAAACGCTCGCGGCACAAGCCGCAGCCCTTTGGCATGCACGCAGCCTGTGCTGGACGTTGACGCGAAGGGAAATCAGCAGCCGCTATGCCGGTACGGCACTGGGTGTGCTGTGGGCCTATGCCCAGCCGCTGCTGACCATGGCGGCTTATTACCTGGTTTTTGACGTGGTGTTTGCCATGCGCCTGGGTGCAGGCGCGCCGACCCATGCCGTAGGCACTTACCTGATCGCCGGCATGCTGCCCTGGATGGCTTTCAGCGACGCGCTGACGCGAGGCATGACGAGCCTGCTGGAGTCCGCCAGCGTCTTGCAGAAAAACGCGCTGCCCCCCATGCTGTTCCCAGTGCGCGCGGTGCTGGCCAGCGCCCTGGTCTATGCGCCGCTGCTGGTGCTGCTGGTGTTTGCCTATGCGCCCTTGCACCACTTCGCTCCCGCATTGATGGCACTGCCGGCCCTGGTGGTGCTGCAAGTGGTGCTGTGCATGCTCTGGGGTTCTGTGCTGGCGATTCTGGCGGCCGCGCTGCGCGATGTGATGCAGCTCGTGACCTTTGCGCTGTCGCTGGGTATTTTCCTGTCGCCCGTGCTATTTCCTGCCCACCTGTTCCCCGAGGCCTGGCGCTGGGCGCTGTGGCTCAATCCCATGACGGCGTGGGTCAGCAGCTACCAGGCGCTGCTGCTGCAAGGCGCTTGGCCGCCGCTGTCACACTGGATCGGCATGGCAGCCTGGCTCATGGGCGGGGCGTTACTGCTGCAAGTGCTGCTGGTGCGCAGCCGCGACCAGTTGACGGATTGGCTCTGA
- a CDS encoding ABC transporter ATP-binding protein translates to MLLPSHAALPDGALPTLDAQQLGKEYRLYDSPAQRLLSLLANRRNYRSHWALQGVSFQLRRGQCLGLIGDNGAGKSTLLKLLAGTLQPSCGTLARHGRVTAILELGAGFHPDFTGRQNLYFGGSLIGIDATQMRALEASIIAFSELGEAMDRPIKTYSSGMVVRLAFALVTALEPQVLIIDEALAVGDQHFQKKCVERIEAFRNNGCTILFCSHSLYHVQRLCDQALWLHQGHMRALGPTPEVVAAYEAHVRLQQQAEAPPAEETAAPALRPAPDAAHIEAVLLADVQEPSASTTGSCGRLDSPHLRMTVRARTPEGVQPHIGLLIEQVDGVGVTSVATHFDGTQPHQDSTGAWVATVTFPDIPLHTGQYKISAYLFDNKGLVVYDEWKDCQRFSQVFAQSTPGIVRLAHQWS, encoded by the coding sequence ATGCTCCTGCCCTCCCATGCCGCGCTCCCGGATGGCGCACTACCCACACTCGACGCCCAGCAATTGGGCAAGGAGTACCGCCTCTACGATTCGCCCGCACAGCGCCTGCTGTCGCTGCTGGCGAATCGGCGCAACTACCGCAGCCATTGGGCGCTGCAGGGGGTGTCGTTCCAGTTGCGGCGCGGCCAGTGCCTGGGGCTGATTGGCGACAATGGCGCGGGCAAGAGCACGCTGCTCAAGCTGCTGGCGGGCACGCTGCAACCGTCCTGCGGCACCCTGGCACGGCATGGCCGCGTGACGGCCATCCTGGAACTGGGGGCTGGTTTCCACCCCGATTTCACCGGCCGGCAGAACCTGTACTTTGGCGGCAGCCTGATTGGCATTGATGCCACGCAAATGCGCGCGCTGGAGGCGTCGATCATTGCCTTCAGCGAACTGGGCGAGGCCATGGACCGCCCCATCAAGACCTACTCCTCCGGCATGGTGGTGCGCCTGGCCTTTGCGCTGGTGACGGCGCTGGAGCCGCAGGTGCTCATCATTGACGAAGCGCTGGCCGTGGGGGATCAGCATTTTCAGAAGAAGTGCGTCGAGCGCATCGAGGCATTCCGCAACAACGGCTGCACCATTTTGTTTTGCTCGCACAGCCTTTACCACGTTCAGCGCCTGTGCGACCAGGCCCTGTGGCTGCACCAGGGGCATATGCGCGCCCTGGGGCCAACGCCTGAAGTGGTAGCTGCCTACGAGGCCCATGTGCGCCTTCAGCAGCAGGCGGAAGCCCCTCCTGCCGAGGAGACGGCGGCCCCTGCTCTTCGCCCGGCGCCGGATGCCGCCCATATCGAGGCAGTCCTATTGGCCGACGTGCAGGAACCCAGCGCCAGCACTACTGGCAGTTGCGGACGCTTGGATTCACCGCACCTGCGGATGACGGTGCGCGCACGCACGCCCGAGGGAGTGCAGCCCCACATCGGCTTGCTGATCGAGCAGGTCGATGGCGTGGGCGTCACCTCGGTTGCTACCCACTTTGATGGCACGCAACCCCACCAGGACAGCACCGGCGCCTGGGTGGCCACGGTGACTTTTCCCGACATTCCCCTCCACACAGGGCAGTACAAGATCAGCGCCTACTTGTTCGACAACAAAGGGCTGGTGGTCTATGACGAGTGGAAGGACTGCCAGCGGTTCTCCCAGGTCTTCGCCCAGAGCACCCCGGGTATCGTGCGCCTGGCGCACCAGTGGAGCTGA
- a CDS encoding cell surface protein encodes MRKNLLALSIAAMVGGLSGAANAQVALFDNSAATNTSGTGNTPAKAYVGLTQAGFAAATQLQPTTTGIGHVLVVPYFTSQTANHSLLSITNTDLVNGKAVKLRYRGASNSDDVFDITVYLSPGDVWAADVAAENDFSRLQTDDNSCTLPSKAEIKATNNGRFKVNRVRGGDAAQTREGYIEILNSADIRPFLNNDAGVQDPTKPNPLYAAIKHNADGVAPCTAAVMDQQATALDFTNPDSPDTPRNRGYSWPTGGLFANWLIVNVATNASFSGEAVALRASSSAVIDGTGSGNLVWFPQTTESVAQANAAQLTADPLLSLGAPAPLRAAMYDFPDLSTPYTRAAAGVPSTQASDLAFALETLSVTNEYLTAASSGGFATDWVFSMPTRRYAVAMNYAASSAPAGVSRNLAVARHFGAGNLTTNANWQICVDAGNLRGFDREERSKTTFVISPDMSMRFCGEASVLSFNSATSAVLGAQIATQQIPTGFAEGWFTVRTPGVTSTAALPVGLPVVGYAAAKANSGNLGGTWMHRTARP; translated from the coding sequence ATGAGAAAAAATCTTCTCGCCCTGAGCATTGCTGCCATGGTTGGTGGCCTGTCCGGCGCGGCCAACGCACAAGTGGCACTGTTCGACAACAGCGCTGCAACGAACACGTCTGGTACTGGCAATACGCCCGCCAAGGCGTATGTTGGTCTCACCCAAGCTGGTTTCGCTGCCGCGACCCAGTTGCAACCCACGACCACTGGCATTGGTCACGTTCTGGTGGTGCCTTACTTCACTTCGCAGACTGCCAACCACTCGCTGCTGAGCATCACCAACACCGACCTGGTGAACGGCAAGGCTGTGAAGCTGCGCTACCGCGGCGCATCGAACTCTGACGACGTGTTCGACATCACCGTGTACCTGTCGCCTGGTGACGTGTGGGCCGCCGATGTGGCTGCAGAGAACGACTTCTCGCGCCTGCAGACGGACGACAACAGCTGCACGCTGCCCAGCAAGGCAGAGATCAAGGCTACCAACAATGGCCGCTTCAAGGTTAACCGCGTGCGCGGTGGCGACGCCGCCCAGACCCGCGAAGGCTATATCGAGATTCTGAACTCCGCCGACATTCGTCCGTTCCTGAACAACGACGCTGGCGTACAAGATCCGACCAAGCCGAACCCGCTGTATGCAGCAATCAAGCACAACGCCGATGGCGTTGCACCTTGCACGGCCGCCGTGATGGATCAGCAAGCTACTGCGCTGGACTTCACCAACCCGGACTCGCCCGACACGCCGCGTAACCGTGGCTATTCCTGGCCCACTGGTGGTCTGTTCGCCAACTGGCTCATCGTGAACGTGGCGACCAACGCATCGTTCTCTGGCGAAGCTGTGGCACTGCGCGCATCGTCGTCCGCTGTGATCGATGGAACAGGCTCTGGCAATCTGGTCTGGTTCCCGCAAACCACCGAGAGCGTGGCACAAGCTAATGCTGCTCAGCTGACGGCTGACCCGCTGCTCTCGCTCGGCGCTCCTGCCCCCCTGCGCGCTGCAATGTACGACTTCCCGGATCTGTCCACGCCCTACACGCGCGCAGCGGCTGGCGTTCCGAGCACCCAAGCCAGTGACTTGGCATTTGCCCTGGAAACGCTGTCGGTTACCAACGAGTACCTGACCGCAGCCAGCAGCGGTGGCTTTGCCACCGACTGGGTGTTCTCCATGCCCACCCGCCGCTATGCCGTGGCAATGAACTACGCTGCAAGCTCGGCTCCTGCAGGCGTTTCGCGTAACCTCGCCGTGGCCCGTCACTTCGGCGCTGGCAACCTGACAACGAATGCCAACTGGCAGATCTGCGTGGATGCGGGCAACCTCCGCGGCTTTGACCGCGAAGAGCGCAGCAAGACCACCTTCGTGATCTCGCCCGACATGAGCATGCGTTTCTGCGGCGAAGCCAGCGTGCTGAGCTTCAACAGCGCGACTTCTGCCGTGCTGGGCGCTCAGATCGCTACGCAACAAATCCCCACGGGCTTTGCTGAAGGCTGGTTCACCGTCCGCACCCCTGGCGTGACCAGCACTGCTGCTCTCCCCGTTGGCCTGCCTGTCGTCGGCTACGCCGCTGCCAAGGCCAACTCGGGCAACCTGGGTGGTACCTGGATGCACCGTACTGCGCGCCCTTAA